A single genomic interval of Aedes aegypti strain LVP_AGWG chromosome 1, AaegL5.0 Primary Assembly, whole genome shotgun sequence harbors:
- the LOC5575287 gene encoding actin-related protein 2 isoform X2 — translation MDSKGRNVIVCDNGTGFVKCGYAGSNFPAHIFPSMVGRPIIRAVNKIGDIEVKDLMVGDEASQLRSLLEVSYPMENGVVRNWEDMCHVWDYTFGPKKMNIDPTNTKILLTEPPMNPTKNREKMIEVMFEKYGFDSTYIAIQAVLTLYAQGLISGVVIDSGDGVTHICPVYEEFALPHLTRRLDIAGRDITRYLIKLLLLRGYAFNHSADFETVRMMKEKLCYIGYDIEMEQRLALETTVLVESYTLPDGRVIKVGGERFEAPEALFQPHLINVEGQGIAELVFSTIQAADIDMRSELYKHIVLSGGSTMYPGLPSRLEREIKQLYLERVLKNDSEKLSKFKIRIEDPPRRKDMVFIGGAVLAEVTKDRDAFWMSKAEYQEQGLNVLKKLSARTSN, via the exons TTCGTGAAATGTGGCTACGCGGGCAGCAACTTTCCCGCGCACATCTTCCCATCGATGGTCGGAAGGCCCATCATCCGGGCGGTCAACAAAATCGGCGACATCGAAGTCAAG GATCTTATGGTTGGCGACGAAGCTTCGCAGTTGCGCTCTCTCCTAGAGGTATCTTATCCGATGGAAAATGGGGTGGTTCGAAACTGGGAAGACATGTGCCACGTGTGGGATTATACATTTGGACCGAAGAAGATGAACATAGATCCAACCAATACGAAAATCTTGCTGACCGAGCCCCCGATGAATCCGACCAAGAATCGGGAGAAGATGATCGAAGTCATGTTCGAAAAGTATGGATTCGATTCGACGTACATCGCCATTCAGGCCGTCCTTACGCTGTACGCCCAGGGTCTAATCAGTGGGGTTGTGATCGATTCTGGGGACGGCGTGACGCACATTTGTCCGGTTTACGAAGAATTCGCACTGCCACATCTGACGCGGCGGCTTGACATTGCCGGTCGCGACATTACGCGGTATCTTATCAAACTGCTGCTGCTGCGTGGATATGCTTTCAATCATTCCGCCGATTTCGAAACTGTTCGCATGATGAAAGAAAAGCTGTGCTACATTGGGTATGACATAGAAATGGAACAGCGGCTGGCTTTGGAAACGACCGTCCTCGTGGAATCATATACG CTTCCGGATGGTCGTGTGATCAAGGTCGGTGGTGAACGATTCGAAGCACCGGAAGCTCTCTTCCAGCCCCATCTAATCAACGTCGAAGGTCAGGGTATTGCCGAGTTGGTGTTCTCCACCATTCAAGCGGCAGACATCGACATGCGATCAGAGTTGTACAAGCACATTGTGCTGTCCGGTGGATCCACCATGTATCCTGGACTCCCAAGTCGGCTGGAGCGCGAAATCAAGCAACTCTATTTGGAGCGCGTACTGAAGAACGATAGCGAGAAGCTATCCAAATTCAAGATCCGCATCGAGGATCCTCCCAGGCGAAAAGATATGGTCTTCATTG GAGGTGCCGTACTAGCCGAAGTAACTAAGGACCGAGACGCATTCTGGATGTCCAAAGCTGAGTACCAAGAGCAAGGGTTGAACGTACTAAAGAAGCTCAGTGCGCGGACGAGTAACTAG
- the LOC5575287 gene encoding actin-related protein 2 isoform X1 codes for MDSKGRNVIVCDNGTGFVKCGYAGSNFPAHIFPSMVGRPIIRAVNKIGDIEVKDLHVDDLMVGDEASQLRSLLEVSYPMENGVVRNWEDMCHVWDYTFGPKKMNIDPTNTKILLTEPPMNPTKNREKMIEVMFEKYGFDSTYIAIQAVLTLYAQGLISGVVIDSGDGVTHICPVYEEFALPHLTRRLDIAGRDITRYLIKLLLLRGYAFNHSADFETVRMMKEKLCYIGYDIEMEQRLALETTVLVESYTLPDGRVIKVGGERFEAPEALFQPHLINVEGQGIAELVFSTIQAADIDMRSELYKHIVLSGGSTMYPGLPSRLEREIKQLYLERVLKNDSEKLSKFKIRIEDPPRRKDMVFIGGAVLAEVTKDRDAFWMSKAEYQEQGLNVLKKLSARTSN; via the exons TTCGTGAAATGTGGCTACGCGGGCAGCAACTTTCCCGCGCACATCTTCCCATCGATGGTCGGAAGGCCCATCATCCGGGCGGTCAACAAAATCGGCGACATCGAAGTCAAG GATTTACATGTTGAT GATCTTATGGTTGGCGACGAAGCTTCGCAGTTGCGCTCTCTCCTAGAGGTATCTTATCCGATGGAAAATGGGGTGGTTCGAAACTGGGAAGACATGTGCCACGTGTGGGATTATACATTTGGACCGAAGAAGATGAACATAGATCCAACCAATACGAAAATCTTGCTGACCGAGCCCCCGATGAATCCGACCAAGAATCGGGAGAAGATGATCGAAGTCATGTTCGAAAAGTATGGATTCGATTCGACGTACATCGCCATTCAGGCCGTCCTTACGCTGTACGCCCAGGGTCTAATCAGTGGGGTTGTGATCGATTCTGGGGACGGCGTGACGCACATTTGTCCGGTTTACGAAGAATTCGCACTGCCACATCTGACGCGGCGGCTTGACATTGCCGGTCGCGACATTACGCGGTATCTTATCAAACTGCTGCTGCTGCGTGGATATGCTTTCAATCATTCCGCCGATTTCGAAACTGTTCGCATGATGAAAGAAAAGCTGTGCTACATTGGGTATGACATAGAAATGGAACAGCGGCTGGCTTTGGAAACGACCGTCCTCGTGGAATCATATACG CTTCCGGATGGTCGTGTGATCAAGGTCGGTGGTGAACGATTCGAAGCACCGGAAGCTCTCTTCCAGCCCCATCTAATCAACGTCGAAGGTCAGGGTATTGCCGAGTTGGTGTTCTCCACCATTCAAGCGGCAGACATCGACATGCGATCAGAGTTGTACAAGCACATTGTGCTGTCCGGTGGATCCACCATGTATCCTGGACTCCCAAGTCGGCTGGAGCGCGAAATCAAGCAACTCTATTTGGAGCGCGTACTGAAGAACGATAGCGAGAAGCTATCCAAATTCAAGATCCGCATCGAGGATCCTCCCAGGCGAAAAGATATGGTCTTCATTG GAGGTGCCGTACTAGCCGAAGTAACTAAGGACCGAGACGCATTCTGGATGTCCAAAGCTGAGTACCAAGAGCAAGGGTTGAACGTACTAAAGAAGCTCAGTGCGCGGACGAGTAACTAG